In Saprospiraceae bacterium, the sequence TGTGATTGCCATTGCAGTCTCATTTTTAGTAGGCAAGCCGGTGAAGTGGATAGAAGATCGCAGTGAAAATCTTCAAGCGGATTCATTTGCCAGGGACTATCATATCAAAGTAGAAATGGCTGGCACCAAAGCAGGCAAAATACAAGCGACCCGATTTAAAGTATTGGCTGATCATGGATATACAGATGCCGCAGCCAACCCATCTAAGTTTCCAACAGGCATGTTTTCCATTGGGACAGGATCCTATGATTACGACACTACCTTTATGGAAGCGGATGCCGTATATACCAATAAACCTCCCGGGGGTGTAGCCTATCGTTGTTCATTCAGGGTGACCGAGGCTGTGCATGCTATCGAACGGATCACCGATCGGTTTGCTTTAGAACTTGGTAGAGACCCAGCCGATCTAAGGTTTCAAAATTTTATCAAAAAAGAAGACTTCCCCTGGAAATCACCAACGGGTTGGTCCTATGACAGTGGAGATTACCATGCAGGTTTGAAAAAAGCGATGGAAGCCATCGATTATGAAGGTCTGCGCAAAGAACAAATTCAAAAAAGAGCCGAAGGCAAACTCATGGGCATAGGCATTTCCACATTCACTGAGATCGTAGGTGCTGGTCCGTCAAAAGACTTTGATATCCTGGGCATCAAAATGTTTGACAGTGCTGAGATCAGAGTGCATCCTACCGGCAAAGCTATCGCACGATTCGGCACCAAATCTCAAGGCCAGGGACACGAGACTACGTATGCCCAGATAGTCGCGGAAGTACTTGGTATCCCTGCAGAAAATATCCAGGTAGAAGAAGGTGATACGGATACAGCTCCTTATGGCTTGGGTACCTATGCCAGTAGATCCACTCCGACTGCCGGTGCTGCAGCAGCGGTAGCAGCTAAGAAATTAGTCGACAAAGCAAGGAAAATAGCCGCCCATCTTTTGGAAGTCAGTGAAGACGATCTTGAATGGGAACCAGGAAAATTTTGGGTCAAAGGCGCTCCTGAAAAATCAAAATCGATTCAAGAGATAGTATTTGCAGCCTACACCAATTTTCCACAAGGACTGGAAGCCGGATTTGAAGCAACTCATTATTATGATCCACCAAACCTTACCTTCCCATCAGGAGCATATATCTGTGTGGTAGATATCGACAAAGAGACCGGTCATATCACGGTGCGTAGATTTGTAGCCATTGACGACTGTGGTCATATCATCAATCCCATGATCGTACAAGGCCAGGTTCATGGTGGACTAACACAAGGCATTGCACCAGCGATGTATGAAGAGTTGATTTATGATGAAGAGGGCAATATGCTCAACGGTACGTTTATGGATTACCTGGTACCTACTGCGGTAGAATCGCCAAGTTGGGAGACCGGCCATACCGTAACCCCTTCACCACATCATCCCATTGGAGCTAAGGGTGTAGGTGAATCTCCGACTGTGGGTGCCCCTCCAGCCATAGCCAATGCCATCGTGGATGCTTTATCGCCCTATGGTATCAAACATCTGGACATACCCATCACGCCTTTTAAAGTCTGGAAAGCCTTGAAAGAAAAAGGAGTAATTTAAATCTTATTTATCCGCAAATTATGTGAAAAGACTCAAAAATTGATTTCAGTATTTTCATATAGTTTGCGGATATTTTTATAAAATAATTCGTTTTCGAGAAAAACAATAATACTATGAATGCAAAAATCGACAAAACCATCATCGTCAATCATCCGATAAATACGGTATGGGAACTTCTCATCAACCCGGAAAAAATCGTCAGTTGTGTGCCTGGAGCTTCGCTCACTTCAAAAGAAAGTGATACAGAATACAAGGGGCAGGTAGAATTTAAAATGGGCCCTGTAAAAGCAAAATACGATGGTCTCGTCACTTTTCTAACCAGAGATGCTGAGACTAAAAAGCTTTCGCTAAAAGGACTAGGCCTTGAAAGTAAAGGTAAAGGCAATGCAGAAATGCAAATGGATGCAGCGCTTAACGAAGTAGATGCCGGTACTGAAATCAGTCTAACCATGGACATTAATGTATCTGGTATGATGGCCCAGTTTGGATCAAGACTGATCAATGATGTCTCCAATCAATTATTAGATCAGTTTGGTAAAAACTTAGAAGCTCAGCTGGCTGGTGGCGAGGTGGATAAAGATGTACATACCGGATCCATCATTGGAAGTGTAGTCAAAGGATTGTTTAAATAAATTATTTTCTTTGAACCTTCGTTCCGCTACAACTCCCGAAGTCTCGGGAGCGCTGATTTCGTAAGTAAATTAAACTTTTGCGCCTCCGCGACTTTGCGCGAACTCTTTGAAACCATTACTTTTTTGCGCCTTCGCGACTTTGCGCGAACTCTCGAAATAAATTACTTTCTTTGCTCCTCCACCCCGATACAGTTTTGACCCAACTTAGATTATGAATAATTCAAACATAGACTCACCGGAATCCATCATCGAATCTCTCTTCAATGATTCCTATGTAGCAGATCCCGATCTGGCGGTAGTCCTGTATTTGGTATTAAAACTCAACAAACCATTACTTGTCGAAGGGCCCCCTGGAGTAGGAAAAACAGAAATAGGGCTAGCATTGTCCCGATTGTTAAACGCACCATTGATTCGCCTACAATGTTATGAAGGACTTGATATCAACAATGCCGTCTATGAATGGAATTATCAAAAACAATTACTCAGCATTAAACTTTTAGAGCAGTCCGGATCAAGTCTCAGAGAAAAAGAAAACATCATTTTCTCTGATGATTACATTCTCAAAAGACCCTTGCTACAAGCCATTACCGAATCAACACAAGCTCCTGTATTGTTGATCGATGAGATAGATCGCGCCGATGAAGAATTCGAAGCCTATCTCCTTGAATTATTGTCTGCTTATCAAATCAGTATACCAGAACTAGGCACCATCAAAGCCACCCACAAGCCCATTGTCATCCTTACTTCCAATCGCACCCGCGAACTCAGCGATGCGCTTAAACGTAGATGTCTGTATCATTGGATCGATTTCCCTTCCAAGGAAAAAGAAATGAAGATCATAGAAAAAAGATTGCCAGGCATCGAAAATGAACTCTTGCAGCAAGTGGTCAATTGTGTCCAAATTTTGAGAACTAAACAATTGGCCAAACAACCCGGCATCTCTGAGACTTTAGACTGGGCAGAATCTTTAGTGGCACTCGGATATCGGAATCTCAATACCAAGGCATTTGAAGAGACCCTTGGTGTATTGCTAAAGTCTAAAGAGGATATAAAATTAGTTAGCGAAGCTGGAGTGGAATCATTTGTACAATAAATTTATAACTGGATGCTTAGTCC encodes:
- a CDS encoding carbon-monoxide dehydrogenase large subunit, whose product is MIQCKTSKAIGGMGHSMKRKEDARFIQGKGHYVDDIKLEGMLYMDIVRSPYAYAKIKNIDISEAMKVPGVAAVVTGKDLEKYNLHWMPTLMSDTQMVLPTDTVMYQSQEVAAVIATSRYAARDGREAVKVEYEPMKPLMDPYKAMDPSSPVLRTDKKDKKDNHIWHWEVGDKNKTEEVFKNAEVVVEQDMYIPRIHVASIETCGCVADYDKINNHLTMYMTTQAPHAIRTVIALVAGHVGLTEEKIRVVSPDIGGGFGGKVPVYPGYVIAIAVSFLVGKPVKWIEDRSENLQADSFARDYHIKVEMAGTKAGKIQATRFKVLADHGYTDAAANPSKFPTGMFSIGTGSYDYDTTFMEADAVYTNKPPGGVAYRCSFRVTEAVHAIERITDRFALELGRDPADLRFQNFIKKEDFPWKSPTGWSYDSGDYHAGLKKAMEAIDYEGLRKEQIQKRAEGKLMGIGISTFTEIVGAGPSKDFDILGIKMFDSAEIRVHPTGKAIARFGTKSQGQGHETTYAQIVAEVLGIPAENIQVEEGDTDTAPYGLGTYASRSTPTAGAAAAVAAKKLVDKARKIAAHLLEVSEDDLEWEPGKFWVKGAPEKSKSIQEIVFAAYTNFPQGLEAGFEATHYYDPPNLTFPSGAYICVVDIDKETGHITVRRFVAIDDCGHIINPMIVQGQVHGGLTQGIAPAMYEELIYDEEGNMLNGTFMDYLVPTAVESPSWETGHTVTPSPHHPIGAKGVGESPTVGAPPAIANAIVDALSPYGIKHLDIPITPFKVWKALKEKGVI
- a CDS encoding SRPBCC family protein, giving the protein MNAKIDKTIIVNHPINTVWELLINPEKIVSCVPGASLTSKESDTEYKGQVEFKMGPVKAKYDGLVTFLTRDAETKKLSLKGLGLESKGKGNAEMQMDAALNEVDAGTEISLTMDINVSGMMAQFGSRLINDVSNQLLDQFGKNLEAQLAGGEVDKDVHTGSIIGSVVKGLFK
- a CDS encoding MoxR family ATPase, translating into MNNSNIDSPESIIESLFNDSYVADPDLAVVLYLVLKLNKPLLVEGPPGVGKTEIGLALSRLLNAPLIRLQCYEGLDINNAVYEWNYQKQLLSIKLLEQSGSSLREKENIIFSDDYILKRPLLQAITESTQAPVLLIDEIDRADEEFEAYLLELLSAYQISIPELGTIKATHKPIVILTSNRTRELSDALKRRCLYHWIDFPSKEKEMKIIEKRLPGIENELLQQVVNCVQILRTKQLAKQPGISETLDWAESLVALGYRNLNTKAFEETLGVLLKSKEDIKLVSEAGVESFVQ